One Echinicola strongylocentroti DNA window includes the following coding sequences:
- a CDS encoding Gfo/Idh/MocA family protein, producing MQKKKNAGLSRRKFMGASALGATGLSFLPYLGFSKPQQFTSSSLGTSKVRLGFIGLGRQASGLLRNMMNIPNVEIIAGCDVYGVKRERFQHVVAEQYGKEPSSIPVYEKYQDLLQRADVDAVVIATPDFWHALIAIDACRAKKDIYLEKPLTYTVKEGQELVKAVRDNSVVLAVGSQQRSEANFQYAVRMVQKGHIGKVNHVKAHVGQPTSPKPYDLSKESIPADLNWDLWLGPIKPVHYNAELNPPISLDPKKNENIWGAWRWYWETGGGLMTDWGAHMFDIAQWGIGMDRHGPVEVAPEKDNNPLTFTYANGIVMTAEPFDGGTRGVRFIGDKGWIQVSRQGFKSSIPDLAVPEAEKSTINAHPHHVDFIESVIRRKDPIASVEIGHSTCTVCTLGNISNKLGRKLKWNPTQQTFEQDAEAEAMLHYDYENGYSLDA from the coding sequence ATGCAAAAGAAAAAGAATGCTGGACTCTCCAGAAGAAAATTTATGGGCGCTTCGGCCCTCGGTGCCACTGGCCTTTCATTTTTGCCTTACCTAGGCTTCAGTAAACCGCAGCAATTCACCTCATCCTCTTTAGGTACCAGCAAAGTACGTCTGGGATTTATCGGTCTGGGAAGACAGGCATCCGGACTTCTTAGAAACATGATGAATATTCCCAATGTGGAAATCATCGCTGGTTGTGATGTATATGGAGTGAAGCGAGAGCGCTTCCAGCATGTCGTAGCTGAGCAATATGGGAAAGAGCCTTCATCTATTCCTGTTTATGAGAAATACCAAGACTTGCTTCAGCGAGCTGATGTGGATGCAGTGGTGATTGCCACGCCGGATTTTTGGCATGCCCTGATCGCCATAGATGCCTGTCGTGCCAAAAAGGATATTTACTTGGAAAAACCACTCACTTATACTGTGAAAGAAGGTCAAGAGCTGGTTAAGGCCGTTCGTGATAATAGCGTGGTCTTGGCCGTGGGTAGTCAGCAACGGTCTGAGGCCAACTTCCAATATGCTGTCAGAATGGTCCAAAAAGGCCATATTGGGAAAGTAAACCATGTAAAAGCCCATGTGGGTCAGCCTACTTCACCAAAACCTTATGATCTCTCCAAAGAATCCATCCCTGCTGACCTGAACTGGGATTTATGGCTGGGACCTATCAAGCCAGTGCATTATAATGCTGAGCTAAATCCTCCTATTTCGTTGGATCCGAAAAAAAATGAAAATATCTGGGGAGCTTGGAGATGGTATTGGGAGACTGGTGGCGGGTTGATGACCGACTGGGGAGCCCATATGTTTGATATTGCCCAGTGGGGAATCGGCATGGACCGACATGGTCCGGTAGAAGTCGCTCCTGAAAAAGACAATAATCCGCTAACCTTCACCTATGCAAATGGAATTGTCATGACCGCTGAGCCTTTTGATGGAGGTACGCGAGGTGTACGCTTTATCGGTGACAAAGGCTGGATCCAAGTCTCCAGACAAGGTTTTAAGTCATCTATTCCTGATCTAGCTGTACCAGAAGCCGAAAAATCAACCATAAATGCCCACCCACACCATGTGGATTTTATAGAAAGTGTGATTCGTAGAAAAGATCCGATTGCTTCAGTAGAAATAGGACATAGCACCTGTACGGTATGCACACTTGGAAACATCTCCAATAAACTCGGCCGAAAGCTAAAATGGAATCCTACACAGCAGACTTTTGAGCAGGATGCAGAAGCAGAAGCTATGCTACATTATGATTATGAAAATGGCTATTCGCTAGACGCTTAG
- a CDS encoding ABC transporter ATP-binding protein produces the protein MSLLQLHGITKKFPQSKQFAVKDIHIAIEEGSIQAIVGENGSGKSTLLKLIAGLEHPDKGDIIFSGQTIVNGKTAVPANQREVGVIFEEYALFPQMTILDNVRQALHQETRNARQIAKDSLALAGLEDSFNTYPHQLSSGQRQRAALARALASRPKLLLLDDPFRSLDTRFKNEISEDIQDIVKSTGITAIIASHHAKDALSLADSIAILHKGLLQQVGTPIEIYKQPANAYVANFFGKRNEILATPTEDGFYAGFGFIPHLEAGNYTGKVKILFRSEDAKIKKNTEQPLSGVVSRILFYGDHQIVKLEDDEGKQLSIKAAPGRVFEKGARMFFTIDKYEIEEAF, from the coding sequence ATGAGTTTACTCCAGCTTCATGGAATCACCAAGAAATTTCCGCAATCCAAGCAATTTGCCGTAAAGGATATCCACATAGCTATCGAAGAGGGCAGCATTCAGGCTATTGTAGGGGAAAATGGCTCTGGCAAAAGCACCCTGCTAAAGTTGATTGCTGGATTGGAGCACCCTGATAAAGGGGACATCATCTTTTCTGGCCAGACCATCGTAAATGGCAAAACTGCTGTACCCGCCAATCAGCGAGAAGTTGGGGTGATTTTTGAAGAGTATGCCTTGTTTCCTCAGATGACTATTTTGGATAATGTACGCCAAGCGTTGCATCAAGAGACCCGAAACGCCCGACAAATAGCCAAGGATAGCTTAGCACTAGCTGGATTAGAAGACAGTTTTAATACTTATCCACACCAGCTTTCCTCTGGCCAGCGACAGCGGGCAGCACTGGCGAGGGCTTTGGCCTCGCGCCCCAAGCTGCTGCTACTGGATGATCCTTTTCGCAGTTTGGACACGCGGTTCAAAAATGAAATCAGTGAAGACATTCAAGATATCGTCAAGAGTACAGGAATCACCGCTATAATTGCGAGTCACCATGCCAAGGATGCTTTGTCCTTAGCGGATAGTATCGCTATTTTGCACAAGGGCCTGTTGCAGCAAGTGGGTACGCCTATAGAAATATATAAGCAACCTGCCAATGCCTATGTGGCCAACTTTTTCGGTAAGCGCAATGAGATTTTGGCGACGCCTACAGAAGATGGATTTTATGCGGGATTTGGATTTATCCCCCATTTAGAGGCTGGAAATTATACGGGGAAGGTAAAAATACTCTTTCGGTCCGAGGATGCTAAAATCAAGAAAAATACCGAACAACCTCTTAGTGGCGTCGTTTCCCGAATATTGTTTTACGGAGACCATCAGATCGTAAAGCTGGAAGATGACGAAGGGAAGCAGCTCAGCATCAAGGCTGCTCCTGGAAGGGTTTTTGAGAAAGGCGCCAGGATGTTTTTTACTATCGATAAATATGAGATAGAGGAGGCCTTCTAA
- a CDS encoding DNA alkylation repair protein: MKSYLRTLENEFRRHGNNVVAKGQKAYMKGQFEFIGLKTPVRRKLQGPFLAKAALPERYKIPEMVELLWNMPEREFQLFAQELVQKYFSKPEKADIDLLEYMMVNKSWWDTVDFIAVKLVANYFWEYPAQIKPYVDKWLASDNIWLQRCALLFQLNYKEKLDTELLQEVIHKLLGSKEFFINKAIGWILRQYSKTNPDWVRQFVDNTELAALSRKEALRKVDK; the protein is encoded by the coding sequence ATGAAATCGTACCTCCGCACTCTTGAAAATGAGTTTCGCCGTCATGGAAATAATGTCGTTGCCAAAGGCCAAAAGGCATACATGAAGGGGCAGTTTGAGTTTATCGGTCTAAAGACGCCAGTACGGAGAAAACTCCAGGGACCATTTTTGGCAAAGGCTGCTTTGCCAGAAAGGTATAAAATACCAGAGATGGTAGAATTGCTCTGGAATATGCCAGAACGGGAATTCCAGCTTTTTGCTCAGGAACTGGTGCAGAAGTACTTCAGCAAACCGGAAAAGGCCGATATTGACCTGCTGGAGTACATGATGGTGAATAAGTCTTGGTGGGATACGGTGGATTTTATAGCGGTAAAGCTAGTGGCCAACTATTTTTGGGAGTATCCAGCGCAAATAAAACCATATGTGGATAAGTGGCTCGCCTCGGACAATATCTGGCTGCAACGGTGCGCCCTGCTCTTTCAGCTGAACTATAAAGAAAAATTAGATACTGAACTCCTCCAAGAGGTTATCCACAAGCTACTGGGCTCGAAGGAATTTTTTATCAACAAGGCCATCGGCTGGATCCTCCGCCAATACAGCAAAACCAACCCCGATTGGGTAAGGCAATTTGTGGATAACACGGAGTTGGCCGCCCTCAGCCGAAAGGAAGCATTGAGGAAGGTGGATAAGTGA
- a CDS encoding YfiT family bacillithiol transferase, whose amino-acid sequence MNPQELERLKYPIGQHHEQIKYTMEDVRSWIGDIAQFPQQITSLTESLTTDELNWLHRPDGWTIKQLVHHCADSHMNSFMRYKLALTEDTPKIKPYYEDRWAELPDGTMDEISDSLMIIAGIHRRWAVLLNTLSEEQLQRTFYHPEHRKETNLGTTTSMYSWHCKHHLAHIEQALAHKGSF is encoded by the coding sequence ATGAACCCACAAGAGCTAGAAAGACTCAAATATCCCATCGGCCAGCACCATGAGCAAATTAAGTACACGATGGAAGATGTACGTAGCTGGATAGGTGATATCGCACAATTTCCACAACAGATCACCTCGCTTACCGAAAGCCTCACCACTGATGAACTCAACTGGCTTCATCGCCCCGACGGATGGACGATAAAGCAATTGGTGCATCACTGTGCAGATAGCCATATGAACAGCTTTATGCGCTATAAGTTGGCACTGACAGAAGATACGCCAAAAATCAAACCGTATTATGAGGATCGTTGGGCGGAATTGCCGGATGGCACAATGGATGAGATTTCTGATTCCCTGATGATCATTGCTGGCATCCATCGCCGATGGGCTGTTTTGCTAAATACGCTTAGCGAGGAGCAGTTGCAGCGGACATTCTATCATCCGGAGCACAGGAAAGAAACGAACCTAGGAACGACCACAAGTATGTACAGTTGGCACTGTAAGCACCATTTGGCACATATCGAACAGGCCTTGGCACATAAAGGGTCGTTTTGA
- a CDS encoding phospholipase D-like domain-containing protein: MTTFTKLLSEFKESLDDHALSRSEKREIKSYLTALTTHDRQVLLSDLFQMVQAKAPDVHTENLIAWFYEAVKILQEKDSPQATADVFFSPGNTCREAIMQEIRLAQSLIHICVFTISDNQISDELIHAHQRNVAVKVLTDDEKCFDLGSDIDRIRQAGIPVQTDHSAAHMHHKFAIFDQKKVLTGSYNWTRSAAEFNYENIVLLEDIHTVRAFEREFERLWKSFERGL; this comes from the coding sequence ATGACCACATTTACAAAACTACTGTCTGAATTCAAAGAAAGCTTGGATGACCATGCGCTGTCGCGGTCGGAGAAGCGGGAGATCAAGTCTTATCTGACAGCGCTGACGACACATGATCGACAGGTGCTGTTGTCGGATTTGTTTCAGATGGTCCAAGCCAAAGCACCGGATGTCCACACCGAAAACCTGATCGCTTGGTTTTATGAAGCGGTGAAGATCCTTCAGGAAAAGGACAGCCCTCAGGCCACTGCGGATGTCTTTTTCAGCCCGGGAAATACGTGCAGGGAGGCCATTATGCAGGAAATCAGGTTGGCGCAATCGCTTATCCACATCTGTGTATTTACGATCAGTGATAACCAGATTTCGGATGAATTGATCCATGCCCACCAACGGAATGTGGCCGTAAAGGTCTTGACCGATGATGAAAAATGCTTTGATCTCGGATCGGATATCGATCGGATCAGGCAAGCTGGCATTCCTGTGCAAACAGACCACAGTGCTGCCCATATGCACCACAAGTTTGCCATCTTTGACCAGAAAAAGGTGCTCACGGGAAGTTATAACTGGACCCGGTCAGCAGCAGAATTTAACTACGAAAATATCGTCTTGCTGGAAGATATCCACACGGTAAGGGCCTTCGAAAGGGAGTTTGAGCGGCTGTGGAAAAGTTTTGAAAGGGGGCTTTGA
- a CDS encoding very short patch repair endonuclease, translated as MKKPYPAQKINVPRFNEENGFYTTKQRSFMMSRIKGKNTKPEKLLKKALWHTGLHHRSNTRKLPGKPDITFIKYKLVIFIDGSFWHGHNWPERKHAIKSNRDFWIPKIERNMQRDQEINTYYKRNGWTVLRFWDFEVKKELGICVRRVLEHIR; from the coding sequence ATGAAAAAGCCTTATCCAGCGCAAAAGATCAACGTGCCTCGGTTCAATGAGGAAAACGGCTTCTACACTACGAAGCAGCGGTCTTTTATGATGTCTCGGATCAAGGGCAAAAACACCAAACCAGAAAAGCTCCTCAAAAAAGCCCTCTGGCACACTGGCCTCCATCACCGCTCCAACACACGCAAACTACCGGGCAAACCAGACATTACATTTATCAAGTACAAACTGGTCATCTTTATCGACGGCTCCTTCTGGCACGGTCACAACTGGCCCGAACGCAAACATGCCATCAAATCCAACCGCGACTTCTGGATCCCCAAAATCGAACGCAACATGCAGCGCGACCAAGAAATCAATACGTATTACAAAAGAAATGGATGGACGGTTCTACGATTTTGGGATTTTGAGGTAAAGAAGGAATTGGGGATTTGTGTGAGGAGGGTTTTGGAGCATATTCGTTAA
- a CDS encoding DUF2357 domain-containing protein: MEGTNLKISLDNYCHGLELEINPKNGAPIYDMGKDAHLFGEARFQLMEGFQYDYSLNKAEYLLGDPGMKIIQPHSKIPYVGRIVPNIFVGNLQIPLFLRSENRQIGCIAVEVRSVKSSYREDYRDMLEYITEKCTDILLQAESPALQNLEVDFSGDSQSLYQKFAFVNSIVGSYEFTEAVHRIITNPVTKWADAYENRDIRRIRRFSNKNIKDLKKGSNRTRIPDRHYLRNQGMNTAPQRIEYAVKSDSVDTPENRFIKYALQSFLQFGNDIRQKSNVGAKLYNEAGVFVDRLSAYLHHAVFNEINRPATLKLNSPVLQRKEGYREILRVWLMFDLAAKLIWEGGEDVYKGGKKDVATLYEYWLFFKLLELFGSIFKIKPKSIQELIKPTKEGLHLTLKQGKSTPLKGIYDAGSRKFNVRFNFNRSFKGGRTYPQSGSWSASLRPDYTLSIWPLGITEEEAEDQELIVHVHFDAKYKISNLRDIIPDPSCQNLDDEKKQNKAGIYNNADLLKMHAYKDAIRRTGGAYVLYPGEKHYNTKGFHEIIPGLGAFPVQPSKTDSGVNELKGFILEVVKHFVNRASQREKAAYRTYKIHKSPPEEGSELNEPLPELYHDNRHLLPDETYVLVGYYKNADHLNWIKKNHLYNFRTGSRAGSLRLSHEVVNAEYLLLHSKGDNKTKELWRIKNKGPKIFSQRDMENRNYPSASIKSHYLVVDVEKVNEPELSGLHFDFRSLKNYSSKNASAYPFFATLSELMKNKVK; the protein is encoded by the coding sequence ATGGAGGGCACCAACCTGAAAATATCGCTAGATAACTATTGTCATGGGCTAGAATTAGAGATTAATCCCAAAAATGGAGCTCCTATCTATGACATGGGAAAGGATGCTCATTTATTTGGAGAAGCACGTTTTCAGTTGATGGAAGGTTTTCAGTATGATTACAGTTTGAATAAAGCAGAGTATCTATTGGGCGATCCAGGAATGAAGATCATCCAACCCCATTCAAAAATACCTTATGTGGGAAGAATTGTTCCGAATATTTTTGTCGGAAATCTTCAAATTCCACTCTTCCTTCGATCTGAAAATCGGCAAATTGGTTGTATAGCAGTTGAGGTTCGGTCTGTAAAGTCATCTTATAGGGAAGATTATCGTGATATGTTAGAATATATCACGGAGAAATGTACGGACATTCTGTTGCAGGCAGAATCCCCTGCCCTTCAGAATTTGGAAGTGGATTTTTCAGGAGATAGCCAATCGCTATACCAAAAATTTGCCTTTGTAAATTCCATAGTAGGAAGCTATGAATTTACAGAAGCGGTACATAGGATTATTACTAACCCAGTAACTAAGTGGGCTGACGCTTATGAAAACCGGGACATTAGACGGATCAGAAGGTTTTCAAATAAGAACATAAAAGATCTGAAAAAAGGCAGTAATCGAACGAGAATTCCTGATAGACATTATCTGCGAAATCAAGGAATGAACACAGCTCCACAACGTATTGAATATGCGGTAAAAAGTGATTCAGTAGATACACCTGAAAATAGATTTATCAAGTATGCATTACAATCGTTTTTACAATTTGGTAATGATATAAGACAAAAATCGAATGTTGGGGCAAAACTATATAATGAGGCGGGTGTTTTTGTAGATCGCTTAAGTGCTTACCTTCACCATGCTGTTTTTAATGAAATCAATAGACCAGCTACATTAAAACTCAACAGTCCAGTATTACAGAGAAAAGAAGGTTATAGAGAAATCTTACGAGTTTGGTTAATGTTTGATTTGGCTGCAAAACTAATCTGGGAAGGTGGAGAAGATGTTTATAAGGGAGGCAAAAAAGATGTGGCGACGTTATATGAATATTGGCTCTTTTTCAAACTTTTGGAGTTATTTGGTTCCATTTTTAAAATAAAACCGAAATCAATCCAAGAATTAATAAAGCCCACAAAAGAAGGTCTACACCTTACACTAAAGCAAGGAAAAAGTACTCCTCTAAAAGGAATATATGATGCAGGAAGTAGAAAGTTCAATGTAAGGTTTAATTTTAATAGGTCTTTTAAAGGGGGACGAACTTATCCACAAAGTGGCAGTTGGTCAGCCTCTCTGCGTCCCGATTATACTTTGTCTATTTGGCCTTTGGGAATAACGGAAGAAGAAGCAGAGGACCAAGAGCTAATTGTGCATGTGCATTTTGATGCAAAATATAAAATAAGTAACCTTAGAGATATCATTCCTGACCCTTCCTGCCAAAACTTGGATGATGAGAAAAAACAAAATAAAGCTGGAATCTATAATAATGCAGATCTCTTAAAAATGCATGCATACAAGGATGCTATTAGAAGGACTGGTGGCGCTTATGTACTATATCCAGGCGAAAAGCACTATAATACTAAGGGGTTTCATGAAATTATCCCGGGGCTAGGAGCTTTTCCTGTCCAACCGTCTAAAACAGATAGCGGAGTTAATGAACTCAAGGGATTTATTTTAGAGGTGGTAAAGCATTTTGTCAACAGGGCCTCTCAAAGAGAAAAAGCAGCTTACCGTACTTACAAAATACATAAATCCCCACCAGAAGAAGGATCCGAACTAAATGAGCCACTTCCAGAACTTTATCATGATAATAGACATCTATTGCCTGATGAAACTTATGTTCTAGTTGGCTATTATAAGAATGCGGATCATCTAAATTGGATCAAGAAAAATCACTTGTACAACTTTAGAACAGGCTCCAGAGCAGGTTCTCTTCGCTTAAGTCATGAGGTGGTTAATGCCGAATATTTATTATTGCATTCGAAGGGTGATAATAAGACAAAGGAGTTATGGAGAATTAAAAACAAAGGTCCCAAAATTTTTTCCCAAAGGGATATGGAGAATAGAAATTATCCTTCAGCTAGCATAAAAAGTCATTATTTGGTAGTGGATGTAGAGAAAGTCAATGAGCCAGAACTTAGCGGTCTACACTTTGACTTTAGATCATTAAAGAATTATAGTTCAAAAAATGCCTCTGCCTATCCATTTTTCGCAACACTTTCTGAATTAATGAAAAATAAAGTGAAATAA
- a CDS encoding McrB family protein, giving the protein MSFYNQLKQFLDEADSGNLKTKHYINEYQRTKVRVSFGMTVPAHIPWISFLRDPNTTSNGIYPVYLYFKQEEILILAYGVSETKDPNYIWPMNNLQTIKNYFEENGLEKPKRYGNSFVYNVYDRNNLPNRNSLDKDLDDLINFYKTMDFQSESIDGTKVEVFSITSFIQCLPTSNLIYSNLLVKRFIASLLTKPFVILTGLAGSGKTKLAQAFVHWICQDESQYRIVPVGADWTNREPLLGYPNALNTEEYIRPDTGVLDLILSAQKHPQLPYFLILDEMNLSHVERYFADFLSVMESNDGILLYSGNDIDGVPSKLSLPKNLFIIGTVNIDETTNMFSPKVLDRANTIEFRVSEEEMKSFFEKTGQINMEALKTKGAMMASSFLEMAGTKEISLDEEIKSELLKFFAELKKVGAEFGYRTATEILQLIHHLSQLDTALEKPTLMDVAIMQKLLPKLHGSQRKLRGSLERLGGFCLEDSTSVRELFDKKSITVAQDPNIRYPLSFEKIHRMYYSCLENGFASFAEA; this is encoded by the coding sequence ATGAGTTTTTATAATCAATTAAAACAGTTTTTAGATGAAGCTGATTCTGGAAACCTTAAAACGAAACATTATATAAATGAGTACCAAAGAACAAAGGTTCGAGTGAGTTTTGGAATGACAGTTCCTGCTCATATACCATGGATTTCGTTCTTAAGGGATCCCAATACCACAAGTAATGGAATCTATCCAGTTTATCTTTATTTTAAGCAGGAGGAAATTTTAATATTAGCATATGGGGTAAGTGAAACCAAAGACCCAAATTATATTTGGCCAATGAACAATCTTCAAACCATAAAAAATTACTTTGAAGAGAACGGCTTGGAAAAACCAAAAAGATATGGTAACTCTTTCGTTTACAACGTATACGATAGAAATAATTTGCCAAATAGGAATAGTTTAGACAAAGATTTGGACGACCTTATTAATTTTTATAAAACGATGGATTTTCAAAGCGAGAGTATAGATGGCACCAAAGTAGAAGTATTTAGCATCACTTCTTTTATACAATGTCTTCCAACCTCAAATCTGATTTACTCAAATTTATTGGTTAAAAGATTCATCGCTTCTCTCTTAACAAAACCCTTTGTAATTCTTACCGGTTTAGCGGGCTCCGGAAAAACCAAGTTGGCACAGGCATTTGTACATTGGATCTGTCAGGATGAAAGCCAGTACCGTATTGTCCCTGTAGGGGCAGATTGGACGAACAGGGAGCCTTTATTGGGTTACCCCAATGCACTAAATACTGAGGAATATATAAGGCCTGATACAGGTGTTTTGGATTTGATTCTATCAGCCCAAAAACATCCACAATTACCTTATTTTTTGATTTTAGATGAAATGAACCTGAGCCATGTGGAGAGGTATTTTGCTGATTTCCTGAGTGTAATGGAATCAAATGATGGGATATTACTCTATTCGGGAAATGATATTGATGGGGTTCCTTCCAAATTATCCTTACCGAAGAACTTATTTATTATCGGTACCGTGAACATCGATGAAACTACCAATATGTTCAGTCCTAAAGTATTGGATCGCGCTAATACTATCGAATTCAGGGTATCTGAAGAGGAAATGAAAAGTTTCTTTGAAAAAACAGGACAAATAAACATGGAGGCATTAAAAACAAAAGGTGCGATGATGGCGTCAAGCTTTCTGGAAATGGCAGGAACAAAAGAGATCAGCCTTGACGAAGAAATTAAAAGTGAATTATTAAAATTTTTCGCCGAATTAAAAAAAGTAGGTGCAGAGTTTGGTTATCGTACGGCCACAGAGATTTTGCAATTGATCCATCACCTTTCCCAACTGGATACAGCGCTAGAAAAACCTACGCTGATGGATGTGGCTATTATGCAAAAGTTACTTCCCAAACTTCATGGTTCCCAAAGAAAACTTCGTGGCTCACTGGAACGGCTTGGAGGCTTTTGCTTGGAAGATTCGACGAGCGTACGGGAACTGTTTGATAAGAAATCAATAACTGTTGCTCAAGACCCCAATATCAGGTACCCCTTATCTTTTGAAAAAATCCATAGGATGTACTATAGCTGTTTAGAAAATGGCTTTGCCAGTTTTGCTGAAGCATAA
- a CDS encoding HAD family hydrolase, translating into MENFAVIFDMDGVICHTNPFHSQAFDRFFEKRGMKASKEEYADHMYGKPNSYIFSYFLKREVTPEELVELENEKEGLFREIYSSQVTPVPGYMEFLASLKEQGFRTGVGTSAPRANMDLIIDTLGIRNNMESLMASEDVTTHKPEPEVYLKSADNLSTKPANCVVFEDSYSGVSAGINAGMKVVGVLTSHTKEELPPCDIYIKDYNEITVEKVQELLQ; encoded by the coding sequence ATGGAAAATTTTGCAGTGATATTTGATATGGACGGGGTGATTTGTCATACCAATCCGTTCCATTCCCAGGCCTTTGATCGGTTTTTTGAAAAGCGCGGCATGAAGGCCAGCAAGGAGGAATATGCCGACCATATGTACGGGAAACCCAATAGCTATATTTTCAGCTATTTTCTGAAACGAGAGGTGACGCCGGAAGAGTTGGTCGAACTGGAGAATGAGAAGGAGGGGCTTTTCCGCGAAATCTACAGTTCACAGGTAACCCCCGTGCCGGGCTATATGGAATTCTTGGCGAGCCTAAAGGAACAAGGCTTCCGGACGGGCGTGGGCACTTCCGCTCCCCGTGCCAATATGGACTTGATCATCGATACCCTTGGCATCCGCAACAACATGGAATCCCTCATGGCCAGCGAAGATGTCACCACCCACAAGCCTGAGCCGGAAGTCTATCTCAAATCGGCCGATAACTTATCCACAAAACCAGCCAATTGCGTGGTTTTCGAGGATTCCTACTCCGGCGTTTCCGCGGGGATCAATGCGGGGATGAAGGTCGTCGGCGTGCTTACTTCCCACACTAAAGAAGAACTGCCGCCATGCGATATTTACATCAAAGACTACAACGAAATTACCGTAGAAAAAGTACAGGAACTGCTGCAATAA
- a CDS encoding secondary thiamine-phosphate synthase enzyme YjbQ: MKFFQKHTTLRPYARGFHLITREVEAGIPEIGEIQTGTLQVFIQHTSAGLTINENADPTVRKDFETFINDMIPESYPRFIHTYEGPDDMPAHIKSSLFGCSVSIPISGGKLALGTWQGIYLGEFRDHGGSRKLVITAMGK; the protein is encoded by the coding sequence ATGAAATTCTTTCAGAAACATACGACGTTAAGGCCTTATGCTAGAGGGTTCCATTTGATTACCAGGGAGGTGGAGGCTGGAATTCCGGAAATTGGGGAAATCCAAACGGGTACTTTACAGGTGTTTATCCAACATACCTCTGCTGGTCTCACCATCAATGAAAATGCCGACCCAACCGTCCGAAAAGACTTCGAAACGTTCATTAATGACATGATTCCTGAAAGTTATCCACGGTTTATCCACACTTACGAAGGGCCAGATGATATGCCCGCCCATATCAAAAGCAGCTTGTTTGGTTGCTCCGTTTCTATTCCTATTTCAGGGGGAAAACTGGCTCTAGGGACTTGGCAGGGCATTTATCTTGGTGAATTTCGGGATCATGGTGGCTCAAGGAAGTTGGTGATCACTGCCATGGGGAAATAA